One genomic segment of Candidatus Latescibacter sp. includes these proteins:
- a CDS encoding T9SS type A sorting domain-containing protein — MKRWGRFSIFTAIAFILFCNLASGLSIQGVVTDTSAKPVTNALVVVTSESDLSQRYTASTNSSGKFEINFDETGVSEQKPIPFQLLQNWPNPFNPATNIGYTLEKGNTIQLEIYNILGQKVRVLDSGFKSPGVHILIWNGRDDTGKSCAAGVYLYRLLAGNNVAMKKMLLLDGAVSASGTGGFSGSSKTAEVHRYASTLYTIEVTGLGIRAYREEHLILSGNQTKNISVERLPDNQQDVSITQTGSTGATTVLAGATGVTMQLVTEKGLSSSTLSGVQATVQKVSQGSFVLLEQLTGKVIPTVQFIGNESSSQVTVPMVSADTTNVNWSAINLPNGFSLPKESIMDTLAISQVVWYLKEHPDIHTVMLYNTQSWDKKNQDIPVILYLTNSGRILHLQFPSATFKSTFEPVTITVIFVAVVLGLVVYKIWEECMPNGVSLMETMVTDDLKNTMSWCHGGHNLYTNWINIAIQSKLYGY; from the coding sequence ATGAAACGATGGGGCAGGTTCTCAATTTTTACGGCTATTGCATTTATCCTCTTTTGTAATCTTGCTTCCGGTCTTTCCATTCAGGGCGTTGTTACCGACACATCGGCCAAACCGGTGACCAATGCTCTGGTTGTGGTTACCAGCGAATCAGACCTTTCTCAAAGATATACCGCTTCAACCAATTCAAGTGGAAAATTTGAAATAAACTTCGATGAAACGGGTGTTTCCGAACAAAAGCCCATCCCGTTTCAACTCCTTCAAAACTGGCCTAATCCGTTCAATCCCGCTACGAATATTGGATATACACTCGAAAAGGGCAATACCATCCAATTGGAAATCTATAACATCCTCGGACAAAAAGTTCGCGTTTTGGACAGCGGATTCAAATCACCCGGCGTTCATATTCTGATATGGAACGGCCGCGACGATACGGGAAAATCTTGCGCCGCTGGTGTTTATTTGTATCGACTCCTGGCAGGGAACAATGTCGCTATGAAGAAAATGCTTCTTCTGGACGGAGCTGTTTCTGCATCGGGAACCGGTGGCTTCTCAGGATCATCGAAAACTGCGGAGGTACATAGATACGCTTCAACTCTCTATACCATCGAAGTGACCGGCCTGGGAATAAGGGCATACCGTGAGGAACACCTCATCCTTTCCGGCAATCAGACTAAAAATATTTCCGTGGAACGGCTTCCCGATAACCAGCAGGATGTTTCTATTACGCAAACTGGGAGCACGGGAGCAACCACGGTTCTGGCAGGGGCAACCGGCGTTACTATGCAACTGGTGACAGAAAAAGGGCTTTCTTCTTCAACGCTATCCGGAGTGCAGGCGACTGTGCAGAAAGTGAGCCAGGGGAGTTTTGTTCTTTTGGAACAGCTTACAGGCAAAGTAATTCCAACCGTGCAATTCATAGGAAACGAATCTTCTTCTCAGGTGACCGTACCGATGGTTTCCGCAGATACCACAAATGTGAACTGGTCGGCTATTAACTTGCCAAATGGGTTCTCATTGCCAAAAGAAAGTATTATGGATACCCTGGCAATTTCACAGGTGGTCTGGTATCTGAAAGAACATCCTGATATACACACGGTAATGCTTTACAATACTCAGTCATGGGACAAAAAAAATCAGGACATACCAGTTATTCTTTATCTTACAAATTCAGGACGTATACTCCATCTCCAATTCCCTTCCGCGACTTTTAAATCAACTTTTGAACCAGTCACTATCACAGTGATATTTGTGGCTGTAGTTTTGGGATTAGTAGTTTACAAAATATGGGAAGAATGTATGCCAAATGGTGTTTCACTTATGGAAACCATGGTGACGGATGATTTAAAAAATACAATGTCTTGGTGTCACGGAGGGCACAATTTGTATACCAATTGGATCAACATTGCAATTCAAAGCAAACTTTATGGATATTGA